From Rhizobium sp. NZLR1, a single genomic window includes:
- the mgtE gene encoding magnesium transporter, which translates to MTTTDGEDRIRRRPEDEEADIYDEDGNVRSDFLALVGAAIADRDTLFLRQNVARLHESEIGDLLEAIQPDQRLALVRLLGDDFDMTALTEVDEAIRREIVDQMPNEQIAAAIGDLDSDDAVYILEDLDKEDREEILAQLPFTERVRLRRALDYPESSAGRRMQTEFVAVPPFWTVGQTIDYMRDEEDLPYSFSQIFVIDPTFKLLGAVALDQILRTKRQTKIEQIMRETNHPVPAETDQEEAAQLFEQYDLLSAAVVDENGRLVGVLTIDDVVDVIHEEADEDIKRLGGVGDEELSDNVLSTARSRFLWLLINLGTAMLSASVIGLFDASIEKMIALAVLMPIVASMGGNAGTQTMTVTVRALATRDLDIYNAGRIIRREAGVGILNGIVFATIMGMIAGTWFHDYQLGGVIAAAMIINLMAAALAGILLPLLLDKVGADPAIASSVFVTTVTDCTGFFAFLGIATWWFGI; encoded by the coding sequence ATGACGACGACCGATGGGGAAGACCGCATCCGCAGGCGTCCCGAGGACGAGGAAGCCGATATCTACGACGAGGACGGCAATGTCCGCAGCGATTTCCTGGCGCTGGTCGGCGCCGCGATCGCCGACCGCGACACGTTGTTCCTGCGCCAGAATGTTGCCCGCCTGCATGAATCTGAGATAGGCGACCTGCTGGAAGCGATCCAGCCGGATCAGCGCCTGGCGCTGGTGCGCCTGCTTGGCGACGATTTCGACATGACTGCGTTGACCGAGGTCGACGAGGCGATCCGCCGCGAGATCGTCGACCAGATGCCGAACGAGCAGATCGCCGCCGCGATCGGCGATCTCGATTCGGACGATGCCGTCTACATTCTCGAAGATCTCGACAAGGAAGACCGGGAAGAGATCCTCGCTCAGCTGCCGTTTACCGAGCGGGTCAGGCTGCGTCGGGCGCTCGACTATCCCGAAAGCTCGGCCGGGCGCCGCATGCAGACGGAATTCGTCGCTGTGCCGCCGTTCTGGACGGTCGGCCAGACGATCGACTACATGCGCGACGAAGAGGATCTTCCCTATTCCTTCTCGCAGATCTTCGTCATCGATCCGACCTTCAAGCTGCTCGGCGCCGTCGCTCTCGACCAGATCCTGCGTACCAAGCGGCAGACGAAGATCGAGCAGATCATGCGCGAGACCAACCATCCGGTTCCGGCCGAGACGGACCAGGAGGAGGCCGCCCAGCTGTTCGAACAGTATGACCTTCTGTCGGCCGCCGTCGTCGACGAGAACGGCCGGCTGGTCGGCGTGCTGACCATCGACGACGTCGTCGACGTCATCCACGAGGAGGCGGACGAGGACATCAAGCGCCTTGGCGGCGTCGGCGACGAAGAGCTGTCGGACAATGTGCTTTCGACGGCGCGTTCGCGTTTTCTGTGGCTCTTGATCAACCTCGGCACGGCAATGCTGTCGGCCAGCGTCATCGGCCTGTTCGACGCCTCGATCGAGAAGATGATCGCACTTGCGGTGCTGATGCCGATCGTCGCCTCGATGGGCGGCAATGCCGGCACGCAGACGATGACGGTGACGGTGCGCGCGCTCGCCACCCGCGATCTCGACATCTACAATGCCGGCCGCATCATCCGCAGGGAGGCCGGCGTCGGCATCCTCAACGGCATCGTCTTCGCGACGATCATGGGCATGATCGCCGGCACCTGGTTCCACGACTATCAGCTCGGCGGGGTGATCGCGGCGGCGATGATCATCAATCTGATGGCGGCGGCGCTTGCCGGTATTCTGCTGCCGTTGCTGCTCGATAAGGTGGGGGCCGACCCGGCGATCGCGTCGTCGGTCTTCGTGACGACGGTGACCGACTGTACCGGCTTCTTCGCCTTTCTCGGCATCGCCACTTGGTGGTTCGGCATCTGA
- a CDS encoding peptide deformylase, with translation MPLRPILRYQHPGLKTVCAPVTAFDSSLAALVDDLVATMRAAPGVGITAAHIGVFSRVTVLELDKTDGVRLYINPEITWFSKETMRHAEGSVSMPGATEEVTRPRAIRFRYQNAEGIVHEEAAEDFHAICIQHEVDQLDGIFWLQRLSRLKRDRLVKKWEKAPI, from the coding sequence ATGCCCCTCCGTCCGATTCTGCGCTATCAGCATCCTGGTCTGAAGACCGTCTGCGCGCCGGTGACAGCCTTCGATTCGTCGCTCGCCGCGCTTGTCGACGACTTGGTGGCGACGATGCGGGCGGCGCCCGGCGTCGGCATCACCGCCGCCCATATCGGCGTCTTCAGCCGTGTTACTGTGCTGGAGCTCGACAAGACGGACGGCGTGCGGCTCTACATCAACCCGGAGATCACCTGGTTCTCGAAGGAGACGATGCGCCATGCAGAAGGCAGCGTCTCCATGCCCGGCGCCACTGAAGAGGTCACACGCCCGCGCGCGATCCGCTTCCGTTACCAGAATGCCGAGGGCATCGTGCACGAGGAAGCAGCCGAAGATTTCCACGCCATCTGCATCCAGCACGAGGTCGACCAGCTCGACGGCATTTTCTGGCTGCAGCGCCTCTCGCGGCTGAAACGCGACCGTCTCGTGAAAAAATGGGAGAAGGCACCAATCTGA